Sequence from the Tripterygium wilfordii isolate XIE 37 chromosome 10, ASM1340144v1, whole genome shotgun sequence genome:
AAGTCATGTTGATGAGTAAAATTTACTTGTCACAGTCACTTGGACCAAGGGCACGTAGCTTTCGCTCCCTGAGACGGTCTGTTGGTGTCCAAGCTGCTGCGGAGCACACAAACATTGAATTGACAGGAAGGGACCGACCAGGATTGCTTTCAGAGATCTTTGCTGTTCTTACTGACCTTAAATGCAATGTGGTTGCTGCTGAAGTCTGGACCCACAATTCAAGAATGGCCTCAGTTGCTTACATTACTGATGAGGCTACTGGTTTGGCGATTGATGATCCTGATAGGCTTGCCAATATCAAACAGCTTCTTCTATATGTTCTGAAAGGTGACCGAGATAAGCGAAGTGCTAATACTGCTGTTTCTGTGGGTTCAACTCATAAGGAAAGGAGGCTGCATCAGATGATGTATGCTGATCGTGATTATGACGTAAATGATTCGCAATGTGGATCAGCTAGTGACAGGAGCAAGCCCCAAGTAACCGTAGAAAATTGTGCGGATAAGGGGTACACTGTTGTTAATCTGAGGTGCCCAGACCGTCCTAAGCTACTCTTTGACACAGTTTGCACGCTAACAGATATGCAATATGTGGTATACCATGGAACTATCATATCTGAAGGAGCAGAGGCTTATCAGGTTTTTTATATTCCATCTCTTGATgcatttttcacttttttattttattttatttattgttcattGCATTGATAATGGGGATGCTTTTTGAATCTTTCTGTGTTCATTATGACAACTTAATTTTTCTTCATGTTTGACAGGAATATTACATCAGGCATGTGGATGGTTGCCCAATTAGTTCCGAAGCAGAGAGGGAAAGGGTCATTCATTGCTTGGAAGCTGCTATTGAGAGGAGAATTTCCGAGGTACTAAACCATCTGAAATTAAAATTTGGTGCAGTTTCTATTCATGCCAAAATCTGATTCACATTTGATGTTATTGGACTCTGATGTTACAGGGTATAAGACTTGAACTTTGTAGTGACGACAGGGTTGGCCTTTTGTCTGACGTGACTCGAATATTCAGAGAAAATGGCCTTTCAGTCACCCGAGCAGAGGTTACGACCAGGGGAACCCAAGCTGTGAATGTTTTCTATGTCACTGATGCATCAGGATATCCTGTGAAGACGGAAACAATTGAAGCAGTTCGAAAGGAGATTGGCTCGACTATCCTTCACGTGAAGGAAGATGACTATTCAAAATCTCCGACCCAGGAGAGCGGGAGATTCTCTTTCGGTAATATCTTTCGATCTAGATCAGAGAAGTTCCTTTACAACTTAGGCTTGATAAAATCATTTTCCTAAGCAGTTGTCAGTTAAATTAGGTGCTTTTGGTTTTCTGTAAATGCTGATAGCTCCTCAAGAGAAACTTCCCATTCAGATTTCTACTGTAAAGCTTCTTGTAAATATGCTTTGCTTAGCTGCTCATCCTTGGATTCTCTTAATGCTTTTTTGTGCATACATGCATACA
This genomic interval carries:
- the LOC120006926 gene encoding ACT domain-containing protein ACR4-like, whose product is MDFWNTSVAMDDEFEKLVIRMNPPRVTVDNASSRKATLIKVDSANKRGSLLEVVQALTDLDLIIRRAYISSDGEWFMDVFHVTDHQGNKLFEDDVAERIQQSLGPRARSFRSLRRSVGVQAAAEHTNIELTGRDRPGLLSEIFAVLTDLKCNVVAAEVWTHNSRMASVAYITDEATGLAIDDPDRLANIKQLLLYVLKGDRDKRSANTAVSVGSTHKERRLHQMMYADRDYDVNDSQCGSASDRSKPQVTVENCADKGYTVVNLRCPDRPKLLFDTVCTLTDMQYVVYHGTIISEGAEAYQEYYIRHVDGCPISSEAERERVIHCLEAAIERRISEGIRLELCSDDRVGLLSDVTRIFRENGLSVTRAEVTTRGTQAVNVFYVTDASGYPVKTETIEAVRKEIGSTILHVKEDDYSKSPTQESGRFSFGNIFRSRSEKFLYNLGLIKSFS